The DNA region ACCCGTGGGTCGTAGGGGCGATCGCCCCGTCGTTTGTAGCGAGCACGGCTGCCATAGGGATCCAGCTCATAGTAATCAAATAGCCATTCTGTATTAGCGTTAGATACCTGCAGTTGGATGGACTGATCCTCATTGGAATAGCCCACGCCCATAAAGGCTCCATCTTCTGTGGCACAGTAGACGAGGTTGGTGGTGGGAAAAGCCTGAAACTGCTGCCAGAGCAGATACTCTCCTTGCACATCTGCAACCTGGATGTCTTCCTGCAGGAGAGCGATCGCATTCACGCTGTTGATTAAAAACGGCATCTCCACATAGAGCTGCGTTTCTTGGCGAATACGCAAGGTAAGCTCACTCATCAACTGAGTAGCTAGGTTATAGACGGCAGATTGGCTATTGCGGAACGATAAATAGCCCACCACCCCCACCGTTCCAACGACCTGCAGCATAAACGGCAACACCAGTGCCACATACAGACGTACCTTAAACTGGCGGGGACGGCTACCCATGGGTCTGACGTCTCCGTTCTAAACCGACGCTGGGGTTGGCGGAACGGGTTCAAGCAGCAGTTTGGTGCGCTTAATTGGCTCAGATAAGGGAGTGGGATAGTTTCCTGTAAAGCAGGCTGAACAGAAGCTAGTGGTATCTTCCCTTGTTTCTTCTAGCATCCCTTGCCAACTGAGATAGGCAAGAGAGTCTACGCCAATCTGCTCCTTAATGGCCTCAACGGAGTGGGTGGCGGCAATCAGTTGATTTTGGCTATCGGTGTCAATGCCGTAGAAACAAGGATGGGTCACCGGCGGCGAGGAAATCCGCATATGTACTTCCGTTGCACCTGCATCCCGCAGTGCCTTCACAATCTTGCGGCTGGTGGTGCCTCGCACGATAGAATCATCGACCATCAGCACCCGCTTGCCTTCTAACACATCCCGCAGGGGGTTGAGCTTCATGCGAATGCCAGACTCCCGCATGGACTGGGTCGGCTGAATGAACGTACGACCCACATAACGGTTTTTGATCAGTCCTTCGGCGTAGGGAATCTCAGACTGTTGCGAAAAGCCGATCGCTGCCGGGATACCAGAATCCGGTACACCAATGACAATATCTACATCGGCTGGCGATTCTAGGGCTAGGCGCTTACCTAAACGCATCCGGTAGCTATAGAGCGACTCATCATGCATGATGCTATCGGGGCGGGCAAAGTAAATCATCTCGAATACGCAGAGCTTGCGCGAGGATTGGGGTGCCCAATGGAAGGACGCCATTCCTTCTTCATTCAGCCACACCACTTCCCCTGGCTCTACATCGCGGATATATTCTGCGCCAATAATATCGAGCCCGCAGGTTTCAGAGGCCAGTACATACCGACGGGGTTGATCCGGTTCATCGCTAGGCAAGAGCCCAATCACTAAAGGACGAATGCCGTTGAGATCCCGCACGCCCATGACGCCATCCGGGGTGGCGATCGTCAAACTAAAGGCACCCTGGCAACGGCCAAAGGCACTGATGCTGCCTTCTAGCCAAGTCTTCCCTCGGTTCACCTCTTGGGCGATCGCTAGGGCAATCAGTTCCGAGTCGGTGGTGGTGAGGATGTCAAACTCCGAATCGGTGAGTTCGTCCCGTAGGTCAGCGGTATTCACCAAGTTGCCGTTATGGGCGAGGGCGAGGGTGCCCAGACGCGTTTCCACGAGAGCTGGCTGGGCATTGGAAATGCGGCTCGACCCCGTCGTGGAGTAGCGGGTATGTCCCACGGCTAAATGCCCTGGCAGCTTGTTCAAAACACCTTCGTTGAAGACCTGGGATACCAGACCCATGTCTTTGTGGCTATAGACCTGGGAACCATCAAAGGTGGCAATGCCTGCCGACTCTTGCCCTCGATGTTGTAATGCGTAGAGCCCAAAATAGGTTAGCTTGGCTACATCTTCTCCCGGTGCATAGATGCCAAACACACCACAGGCTTCTTCGGGTTTATCCAATGGCAAGTCATCATCCCAATGGAGATCGGAGGAGAAACAGTCAGCAGAGTTAGGCATCATGAGAGGTTGGGTGCTCTTTTTGCTCAAGGGTTTAGGGGTCGAAGCAGGCGGCTAACCCAAATCGAACTCAACGACACCGAATCACTAAGTGTTGCCCCGCGAGGGCGTCAACGCCTAGGCGGTTGATTGGGTGGGTGAGGCTGACAAGAGTTAACGAAACCTTAACGACATCTCCTTCACGATAACAGTAAAGTTACCGCAATTCCCCGAGGGAATACATCAGACAACCTACGGATTTCTCGCCCTAGGGATGCGCCATTTACTGGAGGCGGCGGGCGATCGCTGTTGACCAGCAGGTGTCCATGGATGCTAGATCTGCTGCAATCACCGTGGTTCCTTGCTCCGTAGCGATCGCCAACTGTTGCTGATCGGTGACCTTGCCTAAAACCTGCCAGTGGCCGGCAAGCTGCTCCTGCAGGTAGGCTTCCCACGCCGGCACCTGATCGTTGGCCACCGAGACTAGAATGCGGGCACCTCCCTCGGCAAACAGGATGTGATCCCAGCGTTGCTCTGGCGTATCATCCACCGGTAGCTGGATCGCTGCCCCCCGCTCTCCGCTGATGCAGGCTTCTGCGAGGGCGATCGCCAACCCACCTTCTGCACAGTCATGGGCGGAGTGTACCCAACCCTGGTGAATTCCCGTGCGACAGGCCTGCTGTACTCGCTTTTCGAGCTCCATGTCCACCACTGGCGGGCAGCCGGCCACGGTGTGATGCACGACGGCTAGATATTCAGAGCCACCCAGGGTGAGGCTTTCGGCGACGGCACCTACGCCAAGGCCCAGCAGATAAATGCGATCGCCCCCCTGCCGCCAACCCTGACCGCAGATGCGACCCAGATCCTCCACCAGCCCCACCATGCCGACTACCGGGGTGGGATAGATGGCTTGGGGTTGCCCTTGGGAATCTAAGGTTTCGTTGTAGAGCGAGACGTTGCCGCCGGTGACCGGGGTGGAAAAGACGCGACAGGCTTCGGCTAAACCGCGACAGGCCTCGGCCAGTTGCCAGTAGCCGATAGGCTTTTCGGGACTGCCAAAGTTGAGGTTATCGGTGACCGCTAGGGGCTCTGCTCCCACACAGCTCAAATTGCGGGCTGCCTCGGCCACT from Candidatus Obscuribacterales bacterium includes:
- the purF gene encoding amidophosphoribosyltransferase, which produces MMPNSADCFSSDLHWDDDLPLDKPEEACGVFGIYAPGEDVAKLTYFGLYALQHRGQESAGIATFDGSQVYSHKDMGLVSQVFNEGVLNKLPGHLAVGHTRYSTTGSSRISNAQPALVETRLGTLALAHNGNLVNTADLRDELTDSEFDILTTTDSELIALAIAQEVNRGKTWLEGSISAFGRCQGAFSLTIATPDGVMGVRDLNGIRPLVIGLLPSDEPDQPRRYVLASETCGLDIIGAEYIRDVEPGEVVWLNEEGMASFHWAPQSSRKLCVFEMIYFARPDSIMHDESLYSYRMRLGKRLALESPADVDIVIGVPDSGIPAAIGFSQQSEIPYAEGLIKNRYVGRTFIQPTQSMRESGIRMKLNPLRDVLEGKRVLMVDDSIVRGTTSRKIVKALRDAGATEVHMRISSPPVTHPCFYGIDTDSQNQLIAATHSVEAIKEQIGVDSLAYLSWQGMLEETREDTTSFCSACFTGNYPTPLSEPIKRTKLLLEPVPPTPASV